In one Melospiza melodia melodia isolate bMelMel2 chromosome 5, bMelMel2.pri, whole genome shotgun sequence genomic region, the following are encoded:
- the STOX2 gene encoding storkhead-box protein 2 isoform X4 encodes MNSPDCCKVTRMMHPIQERHLEHGDISSGDVSPISMSPITQSQFIPLGEILCLAISAMNSARKQVTQEALMEHLTTCFPGVPTPSPEILRHTLNMLVRERKIYPTPDGYFIVTPQTYFITPSLIRTNSKWYHLDERIPDRSQCTSPQQGTITPSTSGCVRDRTLPKNHCDSCHCCREDMHSMHASTLQRKSAKDCKDSYCPPSLCQVPPTEKSKSTVNFSYKSETLTKPKDVEKQSKKFGLKLFRLSFKKDKTKQLANFSAQFPPEEWPLRDEDTPTTIPREVEMEIIRRINPDLTVENVMRHTALMKKLEEEKAQRSKAGSSAHHSGRSKKSRNHRKSHGKSRSHSKTRVSKGDPSDGSHLDIPAEREYEFYDPLTRSPREGCFIIEHKGDNYIMHSNPNMIESHFPMTPEWDVSGELAKRRTEMPFPEPSRGSSHSKVHRSHSHTQDRRSRNERSSKAKERSRSMDNSKGPLGSATLGTPEDIGEGCSPDDQTTSQTYIDDSTLRPSQSLSHQRALISSASYKETCIPEIAGGSAETPSSCSLLEQGKPTENLPSYSELNSCTTKSAVDDYFQCNTSSETVLTAPSPLGKNKEDHDTLTGTDGLKKMTPTERQSQHIAREPGVHKEESPKGPSSGSVIAGQTPEVIANGRLVQHHSTESSSLDKRKEIFSKDTLFKPLHNTLSVNSYHKSNTSLLKPHQKTPSDTLPVRCEKLEQAMVTSVTQVMPVSQRQQETAGNQEASFDYYNVSDDDDSEEGTNKNAEEEKNRDDVGTMQWLLEREKERDLQRKFEKNLTLLTPKETENSNNQRATHSARLDSMDSSSITVDSGFNSPRTRESLASNTSSIVESNRRQNPALSPAHGGAGPTFSFRATAEPPTSEAEKLQKPANCLQASVTSV; translated from the exons gtgatGTATCACCCATCAGCATGTCTCCCATCACTCAGTCACAGTTTATTCCACTTGGGGAAATCCTTTGCCTGGCCATCTCAGCAATGAACTCTGCCCGGAAACAAGTCACACAAGAAGCACTAATGGAGCACCTAACCACCTGCTTCCCAG GAGTTCCAACACCCAGTCCAGAAATCCTTCGACATACTTTGAACATGCTTGTACGGGAGAGGAAAATATACCCAACTCCGGATGGTTATTTCATTGTAACCCCACAGACTTACTTTATAACGCCATCTCTCATAAGAACTAACAGTAAATGGTACCATTTGGATGAGAGGATACCTGACAGGTCTCAATGTACCTCTCCACAACAAGGAACTATAACTCCCTCCACCTCGGGATGTGTCAGGGACCGAACACTACCCAAAAACCACTGCGACTCCTGCCATTGTTGCAGAGAAGACATGCACAGCATGCATGCATCCACCCTGCAgaggaaatcagcaaaagacTGTAAAGACTCATACTGTCCTCCTTCATTATGTCAGGTCCCACCTACTGAGAAAAGTAAAAGTACTGTCAATTTTTCATATAAATCAGAGACACTCACAAAGCCTAAGGATGTAGAAAAGCAGTCTAAGAAATTTGGACTCAAATTATTCCGATTAAGTTTTAAGAAGGATAAGACCAAACAGTTGGCAAATTTCTCTGCCCAGTTTCCTCCAGAGGAGTGGCCGCTGAGGGACGAGGACACCCCTACCACTATACCTAGAGAGGTAGAAATGGAGATTATTAGGCGCATTAACCCAGACTTGACTGTGGAAAATGTCATGAGACACACTGCACTAATGAAGaaacttgaagaagaaaaagctcAGCGAAGCAAAGCAGGGTCTTCAGCTCACCACAGTGGACGAAGTAAAAAGAGCAGGAATCATAGAAAGTCTCATGGGAAATCGAGGTCGCACAGCAAGACCCGGGTGTCCAAAGGAGACCCATCAGATGGCTCTCATTTGGATATACCTGCTGAAAGGGAGTATGAGTTCTATGATCCCTTGACTCGATCCCCACGGGAAGGGTGTTTTATAATAGAACACAAGGGAGATAATTACATAATGCACAGCAATCCTAACATGATTGAATCTCACTTTCCCATGACACCAGAGTGGGATGTGTCTGGTGAACTGGCCAAAAGAAGAACTGAAATGCCTTTCCCTGAACCTTCCAGGGGAAGCTCCCACTCCAAGGTCCATCGGAGCCACAGCCATACGCAGGATAGACGATCAAGGAATGAGCGGTCCAGTAAGGCTAAAGAAAGGTCTAGATCCATGGATAACTCCAAGGGACCTCTGGGCTCAGCTACTTTAGGCACACCTGAAGATATAGGTGAAGGCTGTAGCCCAGATGACCAAACAACTAGCCAAACCTACATTGATGATAGTACCTTAAGGCCATCTCAGTCGCTCAGTCATCAAAGGGCTCTGATTTCATCCGCAAGCTACAAAGAGACTTGCATCCCTGAAATAGCCGGGGGCAGTGCAGAAACCCCCAGTTCTTGTAGCCTATTGGAACAAGGCAAGCCTACAGAGAATTTGCCATCATATAGTGAGCTCAACTCCTGCACAACAAAATCTGCAGTTGATGACTATTTTCAGTGCAACACATCCAGTGAGACTGTGCTTACCGCTCCATCACCACTGGGAAAGAATAAAGAGGATCATGATACACTAACAGGGACTGATGGGCTAAAAAAAATGACTCCCACAGAAAGACAGTCTCAACATATTGCTAGGGAGCCTGGGGTGCACAAGGAGGAGTCCCCAAAGGGCCCAAGCAGTGGTTCAGTGATTGCTGGCCAAACTCCAGAGGTGATTGCTAACGGGCGGCTGGTTCAGCACCATAGCACTGAATCAAGCAGCCTtgataaaaggaaagaaatatttaGCAAGGATACACTCTTTAAGCCTCTGCACAACACTCTCTCTGTGAATAGTTATCATAAGTCTAACACGTCTCTGCTAAAGCCCCATCAAAAGACCCCCTCTGACACATTGCCTGTCAGATGTGAGAAACTTGAACAAGCGATGGTAACCTCAGTCACACAAGTCATGCCTGTTTCTCAGAGACAGCAGGAGACAGCCGGGAACCAGGAGGCCTCCTTTGACTACTACAACGTATCTGATGATGATGACTCAGAGGAAGGAACCAACAAAAATGctgaggaagaaaagaacaggGATGATGTTGGTACCATGCAATGGCTCCtagagagagaaaaggaaagggaTCTACAGCGAAAGTTTGAGAAGAATCTCACTCTTCTCACCCCGAAGGAAACAGAAAATAGCAACAACCAGAGAGCCACCCACTCAGCCCGCCTGGACAgcatggacagcagcagcattactGTGGACAGCGGGTTCAACTCTCCACG TACTCGTGAGAGCCTGGCATCCAACACTTCAAGCATTGTTGAAAGCAACAGACGGCAGAACCCCGCTCTGAGCCCCGCGCACGGCGGCGCAGGCCCCACGTTCAGCTTCCGAGCCACTGCAGAGCCGCCCACCAGCGAGGCTGAGAAACTGCAGAAACCTGCTAACTGCCTGCAAGCCTCTGTCACTAGTGTCTGA
- the STOX2 gene encoding storkhead-box protein 2 isoform X3: protein MKKTRSTTLRRAWPSSDFSDRASDRMRSRSEKDYRLHKHFPPAFISQASRGYMTSGDVSPISMSPITQSQFIPLGEILCLAISAMNSARKQVTQEALMEHLTTCFPGVPTPSPEILRHTLNMLVRERKIYPTPDGYFIVTPQTYFITPSLIRTNSKWYHLDERIPDRSQCTSPQQGTITPSTSGCVRDRTLPKNHCDSCHCCREDMHSMHASTLQRKSAKDCKDSYCPPSLCQVPPTEKSKSTVNFSYKSETLTKPKDVEKQSKKFGLKLFRLSFKKDKTKQLANFSAQFPPEEWPLRDEDTPTTIPREVEMEIIRRINPDLTVENVMRHTALMKKLEEEKAQRSKAGSSAHHSGRSKKSRNHRKSHGKSRSHSKTRVSKGDPSDGSHLDIPAEREYEFYDPLTRSPREGCFIIEHKGDNYIMHSNPNMIESHFPMTPEWDVSGELAKRRTEMPFPEPSRGSSHSKVHRSHSHTQDRRSRNERSSKAKERSRSMDNSKGPLGSATLGTPEDIGEGCSPDDQTTSQTYIDDSTLRPSQSLSHQRALISSASYKETCIPEIAGGSAETPSSCSLLEQGKPTENLPSYSELNSCTTKSAVDDYFQCNTSSETVLTAPSPLGKNKEDHDTLTGTDGLKKMTPTERQSQHIAREPGVHKEESPKGPSSGSVIAGQTPEVIANGRLVQHHSTESSSLDKRKEIFSKDTLFKPLHNTLSVNSYHKSNTSLLKPHQKTPSDTLPVRCEKLEQAMVTSVTQVMPVSQRQQETAGNQEASFDYYNVSDDDDSEEGTNKNAEEEKNRDDVGTMQWLLEREKERDLQRKFEKNLTLLTPKETENSNNQRATHSARLDSMDSSSITVDSGFNSPRTRESLASNTSSIVESNRRQNPALSPAHGGAGPTFSFRATAEPPTSEAEKLQKPANCLQASVTSV from the exons gtgatGTATCACCCATCAGCATGTCTCCCATCACTCAGTCACAGTTTATTCCACTTGGGGAAATCCTTTGCCTGGCCATCTCAGCAATGAACTCTGCCCGGAAACAAGTCACACAAGAAGCACTAATGGAGCACCTAACCACCTGCTTCCCAG GAGTTCCAACACCCAGTCCAGAAATCCTTCGACATACTTTGAACATGCTTGTACGGGAGAGGAAAATATACCCAACTCCGGATGGTTATTTCATTGTAACCCCACAGACTTACTTTATAACGCCATCTCTCATAAGAACTAACAGTAAATGGTACCATTTGGATGAGAGGATACCTGACAGGTCTCAATGTACCTCTCCACAACAAGGAACTATAACTCCCTCCACCTCGGGATGTGTCAGGGACCGAACACTACCCAAAAACCACTGCGACTCCTGCCATTGTTGCAGAGAAGACATGCACAGCATGCATGCATCCACCCTGCAgaggaaatcagcaaaagacTGTAAAGACTCATACTGTCCTCCTTCATTATGTCAGGTCCCACCTACTGAGAAAAGTAAAAGTACTGTCAATTTTTCATATAAATCAGAGACACTCACAAAGCCTAAGGATGTAGAAAAGCAGTCTAAGAAATTTGGACTCAAATTATTCCGATTAAGTTTTAAGAAGGATAAGACCAAACAGTTGGCAAATTTCTCTGCCCAGTTTCCTCCAGAGGAGTGGCCGCTGAGGGACGAGGACACCCCTACCACTATACCTAGAGAGGTAGAAATGGAGATTATTAGGCGCATTAACCCAGACTTGACTGTGGAAAATGTCATGAGACACACTGCACTAATGAAGaaacttgaagaagaaaaagctcAGCGAAGCAAAGCAGGGTCTTCAGCTCACCACAGTGGACGAAGTAAAAAGAGCAGGAATCATAGAAAGTCTCATGGGAAATCGAGGTCGCACAGCAAGACCCGGGTGTCCAAAGGAGACCCATCAGATGGCTCTCATTTGGATATACCTGCTGAAAGGGAGTATGAGTTCTATGATCCCTTGACTCGATCCCCACGGGAAGGGTGTTTTATAATAGAACACAAGGGAGATAATTACATAATGCACAGCAATCCTAACATGATTGAATCTCACTTTCCCATGACACCAGAGTGGGATGTGTCTGGTGAACTGGCCAAAAGAAGAACTGAAATGCCTTTCCCTGAACCTTCCAGGGGAAGCTCCCACTCCAAGGTCCATCGGAGCCACAGCCATACGCAGGATAGACGATCAAGGAATGAGCGGTCCAGTAAGGCTAAAGAAAGGTCTAGATCCATGGATAACTCCAAGGGACCTCTGGGCTCAGCTACTTTAGGCACACCTGAAGATATAGGTGAAGGCTGTAGCCCAGATGACCAAACAACTAGCCAAACCTACATTGATGATAGTACCTTAAGGCCATCTCAGTCGCTCAGTCATCAAAGGGCTCTGATTTCATCCGCAAGCTACAAAGAGACTTGCATCCCTGAAATAGCCGGGGGCAGTGCAGAAACCCCCAGTTCTTGTAGCCTATTGGAACAAGGCAAGCCTACAGAGAATTTGCCATCATATAGTGAGCTCAACTCCTGCACAACAAAATCTGCAGTTGATGACTATTTTCAGTGCAACACATCCAGTGAGACTGTGCTTACCGCTCCATCACCACTGGGAAAGAATAAAGAGGATCATGATACACTAACAGGGACTGATGGGCTAAAAAAAATGACTCCCACAGAAAGACAGTCTCAACATATTGCTAGGGAGCCTGGGGTGCACAAGGAGGAGTCCCCAAAGGGCCCAAGCAGTGGTTCAGTGATTGCTGGCCAAACTCCAGAGGTGATTGCTAACGGGCGGCTGGTTCAGCACCATAGCACTGAATCAAGCAGCCTtgataaaaggaaagaaatatttaGCAAGGATACACTCTTTAAGCCTCTGCACAACACTCTCTCTGTGAATAGTTATCATAAGTCTAACACGTCTCTGCTAAAGCCCCATCAAAAGACCCCCTCTGACACATTGCCTGTCAGATGTGAGAAACTTGAACAAGCGATGGTAACCTCAGTCACACAAGTCATGCCTGTTTCTCAGAGACAGCAGGAGACAGCCGGGAACCAGGAGGCCTCCTTTGACTACTACAACGTATCTGATGATGATGACTCAGAGGAAGGAACCAACAAAAATGctgaggaagaaaagaacaggGATGATGTTGGTACCATGCAATGGCTCCtagagagagaaaaggaaagggaTCTACAGCGAAAGTTTGAGAAGAATCTCACTCTTCTCACCCCGAAGGAAACAGAAAATAGCAACAACCAGAGAGCCACCCACTCAGCCCGCCTGGACAgcatggacagcagcagcattactGTGGACAGCGGGTTCAACTCTCCACG TACTCGTGAGAGCCTGGCATCCAACACTTCAAGCATTGTTGAAAGCAACAGACGGCAGAACCCCGCTCTGAGCCCCGCGCACGGCGGCGCAGGCCCCACGTTCAGCTTCCGAGCCACTGCAGAGCCGCCCACCAGCGAGGCTGAGAAACTGCAGAAACCTGCTAACTGCCTGCAAGCCTCTGTCACTAGTGTCTGA
- the STOX2 gene encoding storkhead-box protein 2 isoform X2 codes for MKKTRSTTLRRAWPSSDFSDRASDRMRSRSEKDYRLHKHFPPAFISQASRGYMTSANSWLMNSPDCCKVTRMMHPIQERHLEHGDISSGDVSPISMSPITQSQFIPLGEILCLAISAMNSARKQVTQEALMEHLTTCFPGVPTPSPEILRHTLNMLVRERKIYPTPDGYFIVTPQTYFITPSLIRTNSKWYHLDERIPDRSQCTSPQQGTITPSTSGCVRDRTLPKNHCDSCHCCREDMHSMHASTLQRKSAKDCKDSYCPPSLCQVPPTEKSKSTVNFSYKSETLTKPKDVEKQSKKFGLKLFRLSFKKDKTKQLANFSAQFPPEEWPLRDEDTPTTIPREVEMEIIRRINPDLTVENVMRHTALMKKLEEEKAQRSKAGSSAHHSGRSKKSRNHRKSHGKSRSHSKTRVSKGDPSDGSHLDIPAEREYEFYDPLTRSPREGCFIIEHKGDNYIMHSNPNMIESHFPMTPEWDVSGELAKRRTEMPFPEPSRGSSHSKVHRSHSHTQDRRSRNERSSKAKERSRSMDNSKGPLGSATLGTPEDIGEGCSPDDQTTSQTYIDDSTLRPSQSLSHQRALISSASYKETCIPEIAGGSAETPSSCSLLEQGKPTENLPSYSELNSCTTKSAVDDYFQCNTSSETVLTAPSPLGKNKEDHDTLTGTDGLKKMTPTERQSQHIAREPGVHKEESPKGPSSGSVIAGQTPEVIANGRLVQHHSTESSSLDKRKEIFSKDTLFKPLHNTLSVNSYHKSNTSLLKPHQKTPSDTLPVRCEKLEQAMVTSVTQVMPVSQRQQETAGNQEASFDYYNVSDDDDSEEGTNKNAEEEKNRDDVGTMQWLLEREKERDLQRKFEKNLTLLTPKETENSNNQRATHSARLDSMDSSSITVDSGFNSPRTRESLASNTSSIVESNRRQNPALSPAHGGAGPTFSFRATAEPPTSEAEKLQKPANCLQASVTSV; via the exons gtgatGTATCACCCATCAGCATGTCTCCCATCACTCAGTCACAGTTTATTCCACTTGGGGAAATCCTTTGCCTGGCCATCTCAGCAATGAACTCTGCCCGGAAACAAGTCACACAAGAAGCACTAATGGAGCACCTAACCACCTGCTTCCCAG GAGTTCCAACACCCAGTCCAGAAATCCTTCGACATACTTTGAACATGCTTGTACGGGAGAGGAAAATATACCCAACTCCGGATGGTTATTTCATTGTAACCCCACAGACTTACTTTATAACGCCATCTCTCATAAGAACTAACAGTAAATGGTACCATTTGGATGAGAGGATACCTGACAGGTCTCAATGTACCTCTCCACAACAAGGAACTATAACTCCCTCCACCTCGGGATGTGTCAGGGACCGAACACTACCCAAAAACCACTGCGACTCCTGCCATTGTTGCAGAGAAGACATGCACAGCATGCATGCATCCACCCTGCAgaggaaatcagcaaaagacTGTAAAGACTCATACTGTCCTCCTTCATTATGTCAGGTCCCACCTACTGAGAAAAGTAAAAGTACTGTCAATTTTTCATATAAATCAGAGACACTCACAAAGCCTAAGGATGTAGAAAAGCAGTCTAAGAAATTTGGACTCAAATTATTCCGATTAAGTTTTAAGAAGGATAAGACCAAACAGTTGGCAAATTTCTCTGCCCAGTTTCCTCCAGAGGAGTGGCCGCTGAGGGACGAGGACACCCCTACCACTATACCTAGAGAGGTAGAAATGGAGATTATTAGGCGCATTAACCCAGACTTGACTGTGGAAAATGTCATGAGACACACTGCACTAATGAAGaaacttgaagaagaaaaagctcAGCGAAGCAAAGCAGGGTCTTCAGCTCACCACAGTGGACGAAGTAAAAAGAGCAGGAATCATAGAAAGTCTCATGGGAAATCGAGGTCGCACAGCAAGACCCGGGTGTCCAAAGGAGACCCATCAGATGGCTCTCATTTGGATATACCTGCTGAAAGGGAGTATGAGTTCTATGATCCCTTGACTCGATCCCCACGGGAAGGGTGTTTTATAATAGAACACAAGGGAGATAATTACATAATGCACAGCAATCCTAACATGATTGAATCTCACTTTCCCATGACACCAGAGTGGGATGTGTCTGGTGAACTGGCCAAAAGAAGAACTGAAATGCCTTTCCCTGAACCTTCCAGGGGAAGCTCCCACTCCAAGGTCCATCGGAGCCACAGCCATACGCAGGATAGACGATCAAGGAATGAGCGGTCCAGTAAGGCTAAAGAAAGGTCTAGATCCATGGATAACTCCAAGGGACCTCTGGGCTCAGCTACTTTAGGCACACCTGAAGATATAGGTGAAGGCTGTAGCCCAGATGACCAAACAACTAGCCAAACCTACATTGATGATAGTACCTTAAGGCCATCTCAGTCGCTCAGTCATCAAAGGGCTCTGATTTCATCCGCAAGCTACAAAGAGACTTGCATCCCTGAAATAGCCGGGGGCAGTGCAGAAACCCCCAGTTCTTGTAGCCTATTGGAACAAGGCAAGCCTACAGAGAATTTGCCATCATATAGTGAGCTCAACTCCTGCACAACAAAATCTGCAGTTGATGACTATTTTCAGTGCAACACATCCAGTGAGACTGTGCTTACCGCTCCATCACCACTGGGAAAGAATAAAGAGGATCATGATACACTAACAGGGACTGATGGGCTAAAAAAAATGACTCCCACAGAAAGACAGTCTCAACATATTGCTAGGGAGCCTGGGGTGCACAAGGAGGAGTCCCCAAAGGGCCCAAGCAGTGGTTCAGTGATTGCTGGCCAAACTCCAGAGGTGATTGCTAACGGGCGGCTGGTTCAGCACCATAGCACTGAATCAAGCAGCCTtgataaaaggaaagaaatatttaGCAAGGATACACTCTTTAAGCCTCTGCACAACACTCTCTCTGTGAATAGTTATCATAAGTCTAACACGTCTCTGCTAAAGCCCCATCAAAAGACCCCCTCTGACACATTGCCTGTCAGATGTGAGAAACTTGAACAAGCGATGGTAACCTCAGTCACACAAGTCATGCCTGTTTCTCAGAGACAGCAGGAGACAGCCGGGAACCAGGAGGCCTCCTTTGACTACTACAACGTATCTGATGATGATGACTCAGAGGAAGGAACCAACAAAAATGctgaggaagaaaagaacaggGATGATGTTGGTACCATGCAATGGCTCCtagagagagaaaaggaaagggaTCTACAGCGAAAGTTTGAGAAGAATCTCACTCTTCTCACCCCGAAGGAAACAGAAAATAGCAACAACCAGAGAGCCACCCACTCAGCCCGCCTGGACAgcatggacagcagcagcattactGTGGACAGCGGGTTCAACTCTCCACG TACTCGTGAGAGCCTGGCATCCAACACTTCAAGCATTGTTGAAAGCAACAGACGGCAGAACCCCGCTCTGAGCCCCGCGCACGGCGGCGCAGGCCCCACGTTCAGCTTCCGAGCCACTGCAGAGCCGCCCACCAGCGAGGCTGAGAAACTGCAGAAACCTGCTAACTGCCTGCAAGCCTCTGTCACTAGTGTCTGA